One window from the genome of Nomascus leucogenys isolate Asia chromosome 12, Asia_NLE_v1, whole genome shotgun sequence encodes:
- the PPT1 gene encoding palmitoyl-protein thioesterase 1 codes for MASPRCLWLLAVALLPWTCASRALQHLDPPAPLPLVIWHGMGDSCCNPLSMGAVKKMVEKKIPGIYVLSLEIGKTLMEDVENSFFLNVNSQVTTVCQTLAKDPKLQQGYNAMGFSQGGQFLRAVAQRCPSPPMINLISVGGQHQGVFGLPRCPGESSHICDFIRKTLNAGAYSKVVQERLVQAEYWHDPIKEDVYRNHSIFLADINQERGINESYKKNLMALKKFVMVKFLNDSIVDPVDSEWFGFYRSGQAKETIPLQETSLYTQDRLGLKEMDNAGQLVFLATEGDHLQLSEEWFYAHIIPFLG; via the exons ATGGCGTCGCCCCGCTGCCTGTGGCTCTTGGCTGTCGCTCTCCTGCCATGGACCTGCGCTTCTCGGGCGCTGCAGCATCTGGACCCGCCGGCGCCGCTGCCGTTGGTGATCTGGCATGggatgg GAGACAGCTGTTGCAATCCCTTAAGCATGGGTGCTGTTAAAAAAATGGTTGAGAAGAAAATACCTGGAATTTACGTCTTATCTTTAGAGATTGGGAAGACCCTGATGGAG GACGTGGAGAACAGCTTCTTCTTGAATGTCAATTCCCAAGTAACAACCGTGTGTCAGACACTTGCTAAGGATCCTAAATTGCAGCAAGGCTACAATGCTATGGGATTCTCCCAGGGAGGCCAATTTCT GAGAGCAGTGGCTCAGAGATGCCCTTCACCTCCCATGATCAATCTGATCTCGGTTGGGGGACAACATCAAG GTGTTTTTGGACTCCCTCGATGCCCAGGAGAGAGCTCTCACATCTGTGACTTCATCAGAAAAACACTGAACGCTGGGGCGTACTCCAAAGTTGTTCAGGAACG CCTCGTGCAAGCCGAATACTGGCATGACCCCATAAAGGAGGATGTGTATCGCAACCACAGCATCTTCTTGGCAGATATAAATCAGGAGCGG GGTATCAATGAGTCCTACAAGAAAAACCTGATGGCCCTGAAAAAGTTTGTGATGGTGAAATTCCTCAATGATTCCATTGTGGACCCTGTAGATTCGGAG TGGTTTGGATTTTACAGAAGTGGCCAAGCCAAGGAAACCATTCCCTTACAGGAGACCTCCCTGTACACACAG GACCGCCTGGGGCTAAAGGAAATGGACAATGCAGGACAGCTAGTGTTTCTGGCTACAGAAGGTGACCATCTTCAGTTGTCTGAAGAATGGTTTTACGCCCACATCATACCATTCCTTGGATGA